A region from the Triticum urartu cultivar G1812 chromosome 1, Tu2.1, whole genome shotgun sequence genome encodes:
- the LOC125528912 gene encoding protein psi1-like gives MGLDYYKILGVDKAASDDDLKKAYRKLAMKWHPDKNPTSKKEAESKFKQISEAYEVLSDSQKRAVYDQYGEEGLKGQVPPPGAGGGAGGPGGATFFSTGADGPTAFRFNPRNAEDIFAEFFGSSSPFGGMGGMGGGMGGMGGGGHGMPSGGIRFSPSMFGGGDHHTFTQTFGGGGGQGYPGMFGSGGGGAPVKAAPIERKLPCSLEELYKGTTKKMKISREIADASGKTIPVEEILTIDVKPGWKKGTKITFPEKGNEQPHTIAADLVFIIDEKPHAVYTRDGNDLVATQKIPLAEALTGYTVHLTTLDGRSLTVPISSVIHPGYEEVVRGEGMPLPKDPSRKGNLRVKFDIKFPARLTADQKSGVKRLLGQ, from the exons ATGGGGCTGGACTACTACAAGATCCTGGGGGTGGACAAGGCGGCGAGCGACGACGACCTCAAGAAGGCCTACCGCAAGCTCGCCATGAAGTGGCACCCCGACAAGAACCCCACCAGCAAGAAGGAGGCCGAGAGCAAGTTCAAGCAGATCTCCGAGGCATACGAG GTGCTGAGCGACTCGCAGAAGCGCGCGGTCTACGACCAGTACGGCGAGGAGGGGCTCAAGGGCCAGGTGCCGCCGCCGggggccggcggcggcgcgggcgggccGGGGGGCGCCACCTTCTTCTCCACGGGCGCCGACGGGCCCACGGCGTTCCGCTTCAACCCGCGCAACGCCGAGGACATCTTCGCCGAGTTCTTCGGCTCCTCCAGCCCCTTCGGCGGCATGGGGGGCATGGGCGGCGGCATGGGGGGCATGGGGGGAGGAGGCCACGGCATGCCGTCCGGCGGCATCCGGTTCTCGCCGTCCATGTTCGGCGGCGGCGACCACCATACCTTCACCCAGACCTTCGGCGGCGGGGGCGGCCAAGGATACCCCGGGATGttcggcagcggcggcggcggcgcgccggTCAAGGCGGCGCCCATCGAGAGGAAGCTGCCCTGCTCCCTCGAGGAGCTCTACAAGGGGACCaccaagaagatgaagatctcCAGGGAGATCGCCGATGCCAGCGG GAAGACGATTCCGGTGGAGGAGATTCTGACGATCGACGTGAAGCCGGGGTGGAAGAAGGGCACGAAGATCACCTTCCCGGAGAAGGGCAACGAGCAGCCCCACACGATTGCGGCGGACCTCGTCTTCATCATCGACGAGAAGCCGCATGCGGTGTACACCCGGGACGGCAACGACCTGGTGGCGACGCAGAAGATACCGCTGGCGGAAGCCCTGACAGGCTACACGGTGCACCTGACGACGCTGGATGGGCGCAGCCTGACGGTGCCCATCAGCTCGGTGATCCACCCGGGGTACGAGGAGGTGGTGCGCGGCGAGGGCATGCCGCTTCCCAAGGACCCATCCAGGAAGGGCAACCTGCGGGTCAAGTTCGACATCAAGTTCCCCGCCAGGCTCACCGCCGACCAGAAGTCCGGTGTCAAGAGGCTCCTGGGGCAGTAG